Proteins encoded by one window of Xenopus tropicalis strain Nigerian chromosome 6, UCB_Xtro_10.0, whole genome shotgun sequence:
- the plag1 gene encoding zinc finger protein PLAG1 codes for MATVIPGDLSEIRDTQTVPSGKRKRGETKPRKNFPCQLCEKAFNSVEKLKVHSYTHTGERPYKCTQQDCTKAFVSKYKLLRHMATHSPEKTHKCNYCEKMFHRKDHLKNHLHTHDPNKEAFKCEECGKNYNTKLGFKRHLALHAATSGDLTCKVCLQTFESTVVLLEHLKTHAGKSSSGVKEKKHQCEHCDRRFYTRKDVRRHMVVHTGRKDFLCQYCAQRFGRKDHLTRHMKKSHNQELLKVKTEPMDLLDHFTCGVPIKDELLPVMSLSSSELTSKPFTNSLQLNLYNTQIQSMQSSATTHQMVAPTLSLGMPCPIDMDPVHSSHHLSLKYPLNSTSYAVSMPEKEQPLKGEIESYLMELQSGMPPSSQDSPSSSSKLGMNPQVGPLDDGSDGVSLSKSSVSISEPLNASSLDFNQLFNFIPANGPPYNVPASVGNLGMGYSSEEAHSSMPQLPPQPQDPQDPSNNLCFGSLHPLSSAFTSSLSTTTTLPRFHQAFQ; via the exons ATGGCCACTGTCATTCCTGGTGATTTGTCAGAAATAAGAGATACCCAAACTGTTCCTTCAGGGAAGCGTAAGCGTGGTGAAACAAAACCAAGAAAAAACTTCCCTTGCCAACTGTGTGAAAAGGCCTTTAACAGTGTTGAAAAATTAAAAGTTCATTCTTACACTCACACAGGAGAGAGGCCCTACAAGTGCACACAGCAAGACTGCACCAAGGCCTTTGTTTCTAAATACAAATTACTGAG GCATATGGCTACTCATTCTCCAGAGAAAACACACAAGTGCAATTATTGTGAGAAAATGTTTCACCGAAAAGATCACTTAAAGAATCACCTTCATACCCATGATCCTAATAAAGAGGCATTTAAGTGTGAAGAATGCGGAAAGAACTACAATACAAAGCTTGGTTTTAAACGTCACTTGGCCTTGCATGCTGCAACAAGTGGAGACCTCACCTGTAAAGTATGCCTGCAGACTTTTGAAAGCACAGTTGTGCTGCTGGAGCACCTAAAAACCCATGCAGGCAAATCTTCTAGTGGtgttaaggaaaaaaaacaccaatgtgAGCATTGCGACCGGCGGTTTTATACACGCAAAGATGTCCGCAGACACATGGTAGTGCACACTGGGAGAAAGGACTTCCTTTGTCAGTATTGTGCACAGAGGTTTGGGCGCAAGGATCATCTAACTCGTCATATGAAGAAAAGTCATAATCAAGAACTGCTAAAAGTCAAAACCGAACCCATGGACCTCTTAGACCATTTTACCTGCGGTGTTCCTATAAAAGATGAGCTGCTTCCTGTGATGTCTTTATCTTCCAGTGAGCTGACATCAAAGCCATTCACAAACAGTCTGCAATTAAACCTTTACAATACTCAAATTCAGTCCATGCAGAGCTCTGCAACTACTCACCAAATGGTCGCTCCAACATTGTCTTTGGGCATGCCTTGCCCAATAGATATGGATCCTGTCCATTCTTCTCACCATCTGTCTCTGAAATATCCACTTAATTCTACCTCATATGCAGTTTCGATGCCTGAGAAAGAACAGCCATTGAAAGGGGAAATCGAAAGTTACCTAATGGAATTGCAAAGTGGCATGCCACCCTCATCCCAGGATTCTCCATCATCCTCTTCCAAATTAGGAATGAATCCTCAAGTAGGGCCATTGGATGATGGTTCTGATGGAGTATCCCTCTCGAAAAGTTCAGTGTCAATTAGTGAACCTCTTAATGCATCATCATTGGATTTTAACCAGCTTTTCAATTTTATACCTGCCAATGGTCCTCCATACAATGTCCCTGCGTCAGTTGGCAATTTGGGAATGGGCTATTCCTCAGAGGAAGCCCATTCCTCAATGCCACAACTCCCACCGCAACCACAAGATCCTCAAGATCCTAGCAATAATTTATGTTTTGGTTCTCTACACCCATTGTCCTCTGCTTTTACAAGTAGTCTAAGCACTACAACAACATTGCCACGATTTCATCAAGCTTTCCAATAG
- the mos gene encoding proto-oncogene serine/threonine-protein kinase mos: protein MPSPIPVERFLPRDLSPSIDLRPCSSPLELSHRKVPGSGRHRLLPPRLAWCSIDWEQVRLLEPVGSGGFGSVYRAIYKGETVALKKVKRCTKNSLASRQSFWAELNAARLRHPHVVRVLAASASCPGDPGCPGTIIMEYAGTDTLHGRIYGRCPPLGAAVCMRYARHVADGLCFLHRDGVVHLDLKPANVLLAPGGLCKIGDFGCSQRLRDGDSAGGEPCCTQLRHVGGTYTHRAPELLKGEPVTAKADIYSFAITLWQMVSRELPYTGDRQCVLYAVVAYALRPEMGPLFSCTEEGRAVRHIVQSCWAARPEERPSAEQLLERLEQESALYRGVSSSPSAQYTSPPLSAAHRGP, encoded by the coding sequence ATGCCTTCCCCTATCCCTGTGGAGCGCTTCCTGCCCCGGGACCTGTCCCCATCCATAGACCTGAGGCCATGCAGCAGCCCGCTGGAACTGAGCCACCGCAAAGTGCCGGGCAGCGGCCGCCACCGCCTCCTCCCTCCCCGCCTGGCCTGGTGCAGTATTGACTGGGAGCAGGTGCGGCTGCTGGAGCCGGTGGGTTCCGGGGGGTTCGGCTCCGTGTACCGGGCCATATACAAAGGGGAGACCGTGGCGCTGAAGAAGGTGAAGCGTTGCACCAAGAACAGCCTGGCCTCCCGGCAGAGCTTCTGGGCCGAACTGAACGCAGCCCGGCTCCGCCATCCGCATGTGGTGCGCGTCCTGGCCGCCAGCGCCTCTTGCCCCGGGGACCCCGGCTGCCCCGGTACCATTATCATGGAATACGCCGGGACCGACACCCTGCATGGCCGTATCTATGGGCGCTGCCCGCCGCTGGGGGCTGCCGTGTGTATGCGCTATGCCCGACACGTCGCCGACGGACTGTGCTTTCTGCACCGGGATGGGGTGGTGCATCTGGATCTGAAACCGGCCAATGTCCTGCTTGCCCCGGGGGGCCTGTGTAAGATCGGGGATTTCGGCTGCTCTCAGAGGCTCCGGGATGGGGAttctgctgggggggagccgtgTTGCACCCAACTCCGCCATGTCGGGGGGACCTACACCCACCGAGCCCCGGAGCTGCTCAAGGGAGAACCCGTCACTGCCAAAGCCGATATCTACTCGTTCGCCATTACCCTGTGGCAGATGGTGAGCCGGGAGTTGCCCTACACCGGGGACCGCCAGTGCGTTCTCTATGCGGTAGTGGCCTATGCTCTGCGGCCGGAGATGGGCCCGTTATTCAGCTGCACGGAGGAGGGCAGAGCGGTCCGGCACATTGTGCAGAGCTGTTGGGCAGCCCGACCTGAGGAGAGACCGAGTGCCGAGCAACTGCTGGAGAGACTGGAGCAGGAATCTGCCCTGTACAGAGGGGTCTCTTCCTCCCCTAGCGCTCAGTATACCTCCCCTCCTCTTAGCGCTGCCCATAGAGGCCCATAG